DNA from Leptospira bandrabouensis:
CAGAAATGGAAGTCAACGAAGATGATGAATTGTTCCTAAAAACATCATTAGAAGGACACGGTGATTTAGAATCGATTCGCGATGCCATCAAAAGTCATGGTGAATTGATCGATGATTTGTCTTTGATTCGAGTGGAATACACTGGTGAAGGTTCACCTGTTCATGTAGCTGTAAACCACCCAAAACATTTTGTTTACCTGAGAGCGCTTATTTTATACAAACAAAAAAAATGGAACGAAGTAGAACGTCTTATATCCAATCATTTTGAATCCATCCATGAAGCACCGCTTTCTGTGCAAAAGATTTTTTTATACGCAGAACATAGAATGTCGGCTTTCCCTTTGGAATTTGCCGTAAATTACATTCAAAAAAATCCATCAGACAGCCTAACTCTCTATTACATCGCAGAGGCACTTTTTCAAAACGGAGATTTTTCGGCAGCTTTCGATTATTCCGAGAGAGTGAAACTCAGGCGCCCTTACCATAAAGAAAACAATATTTTATTTGCTCGACTCTTGGAACTTCGGCGAAAATAAATCATCTTATGTTATCTGTCGGGAACGACATCGTAGAAAACCATCGAATCCGTGAACTCCTGGAAAAACATGGGGATCGTTTCCTTAAGCGAGTTTTTACCGATGAAGAAGTTGAATATTGCCACAAACACAAGGATCCCGTTCCTTTTCTTGCGGGAAGGTTTGCCTGCAAAGAAGCTGTCATTAAGGCCCTAAACCTCAATTCTGGGGAAGTGGTCGATATGCGCGAGATTGAACTGGCAGGCACAAATTTTGGTAAAAAAACGCTAGTCATCCGTGGGAAAACTGAGAAGTTTTTCCGAGAGAAAGGATTTACAAGAAGTTCCGTATCCATCAGCCACGCTGACCACTACGCTACTGCTGTTGTCATTTTCTATAAGGAGCCCCAATGATCGCTAGTGATAAAATGAAAGCAGTATTAGTTCACTACAACCACGCACTCTCGTTATACAAATCGAGAAAGTTCGCGGAAGCGAAAGAAGAGTTCAAAAAAGGGTTAGCCATCCTCCCAGAGGACGGTCCCACGAAGTTATACATTGAAAGATGTGATGATTATATCGCAGATCCCCCACCAGAAGATTGGGACGGGGTATATAATATGAAAACAAAATAGGAACTATGTCAAAAAAAGAAATGCAACCAACCATCACCGAACACGGAGTAATCGCTACGATTCTTGGAAAAGAAACAGCATTTAGCGGAACTTTAGCTTTTAAAAAACCCTTACAAATTTCCGGTGATTTTACCGGTGAAATCATCTCAGATGGTTATCTTGTCATCAGTGAAGGGGCTCGGGTAAAAGCAAACATCAAAGCCGGCACAGTCGTTGTTGGTGGGACTATCATTGGAAATGTAACTGCAACACAAAGATTAGAAATGTTATCCACAGGCAAAGTACAGGGGAACATTCGTACTGCTAAACTTCAAATTGCAGATGGTGTTGTTTTTGACGGGAATTGTGAAATGCTAAGCAGCGAAGAGACTTAGTTTGTGGCAATTTCATCCTTATAGTTTACTTCTTTTTCTAGCTTTTGGCTTCAATCTCGCATTGGGGCTATTCATTTTAAAATCTTTCCGCCTAGACATTGTTAAATACTTGTTGATTTTGGTTTTCGGTTCCATGATGTGGACCGGATTCTACGGAATAGATTTTGCCTATATAAACCCTAATTTACATAGGACATTCGTTGCTTTATTGTACATTGGAGTCGCCATTGCCAATGTGGGAATGGTTTTAGTTTCATTAGAGTTCACACAAAACAAACATTTATTAACTAAAAGATTTTGGGTTTTGCTCACAATCCAACCTTTGTTGACTTTAGCTGTTTGTGCTTTTGATCCAATTTTTAAAACACTTACGTTGGATACTTATTTAATCACTATTGATGAACGTATTCAATGGATACAGATAACCAACACTGGCGGTTTTTTAGTATCCTATTTTCTCTCCTTCTTTTGGTCCGTATTTGTTGCTTACCTATTGATTAAGGGAATTTTTATTTCTAAATCTACAGAAAGACGACGATATCTTTTAATTTTAATTTCTTATTTATTTATTTGGATCACCGCCATATTGCACAAATTAGGTGTTAGGCCATTGCCAGGGCTAAACCTGACTGCTGTCATGAGCACCATGCAAGTGATTTTGATTTTTTTCGCCATTGGATATTATCGGATGTTCGATTTAGTTCCCTTGGTACGAGGCGAAATAGTCGATGAGTTAGACGAAGCGGTTGTGATTCTTGATTTTAACAATCGAGTAGTTGACTGGAATATTGCTGCTGAACATTTATTTTGTACGAATTCAAAGAATGTAAGTTTACTTTCCTATAAATATTTTTTTGCATCATCTCCTGGAATTATTTCTAAACTCGACCATCTATCAGAGAAACGTACGCTTACAAAATGGATTTGGGAAAAAAATGACAAATATTGGGAAGTGACCGCAAAACAAATCAGAGATGCGAATCGTAAAAAAATTGGGATGGTTCTCGTGTTTCGAGACAACACGGAACAGCGAAACTTGGAAAAACAAATGGCCAATGTCAACCGTGAGCTCCTGGTTGCAAATGGGACAAAAGATCGTTTTTTATCTATTATATCACATGATCTAAGAGGGCCACTTGCTGGAATTAAAATGTTACTCAAAGTTTTAAATGAGGACATGAAAAAGAAAGAAGATGCTCTAGCAGGAATGACGCAGTCTTTAGTAGACGCTACAGAATCAGTTTTTTCGTTATTAGAAAATCTTTTGGAATGGTCTAAGTTGCAAAGAGGACAAGAAGAATTCCGTCCTCATTTTTACAGATTGGATAATATTGTTAGGGAATGTTTGGAGTTATTTGTGCTGAGCGCATCTAACAAAGGGATTACATTTGAAGTGGAAATTCCTTCCCATGCGATGGTTTTTTGTGATGATAGAATGATTATTACTGTCATTCGAAACTTGGTTTCAAACGCCCTTAAGTTTAGCCATAGTAATGGTAAGATTCACATTAATGCCGTTGATACTGGCGAAGACTGGCAAGTTTCTGTCATTGATTCAGGTGTTGGTATGTCGAAATCTATTTTAAACAAACTTTTTAAAGTAGGAGAAGTCATTAAATCCACTGGAACTGGAGGAGAGACTGGAAATGGGATTGGGCTTTTGCTTTGCAATGAGTTTGTATCTGTAAACGGTGGAGTTTTGTTTGCTGATAGTGATGGAGTATCTGGTTCCAAGTTTGTTTTTACCATTCCCAAAAAGATGAAAGAGGAGATCATTTCATGAAAAAGACAATAGTCATTACAG
Protein-coding regions in this window:
- the acpS gene encoding holo-ACP synthase; the encoded protein is MLSVGNDIVENHRIRELLEKHGDRFLKRVFTDEEVEYCHKHKDPVPFLAGRFACKEAVIKALNLNSGEVVDMREIELAGTNFGKKTLVIRGKTEKFFREKGFTRSSVSISHADHYATAVVIFYKEPQ
- a CDS encoding bactofilin family protein yields the protein MSKKEMQPTITEHGVIATILGKETAFSGTLAFKKPLQISGDFTGEIISDGYLVISEGARVKANIKAGTVVVGGTIIGNVTATQRLEMLSTGKVQGNIRTAKLQIADGVVFDGNCEMLSSEET
- a CDS encoding sensor histidine kinase, whose translation is MWQFHPYSLLLFLAFGFNLALGLFILKSFRLDIVKYLLILVFGSMMWTGFYGIDFAYINPNLHRTFVALLYIGVAIANVGMVLVSLEFTQNKHLLTKRFWVLLTIQPLLTLAVCAFDPIFKTLTLDTYLITIDERIQWIQITNTGGFLVSYFLSFFWSVFVAYLLIKGIFISKSTERRRYLLILISYLFIWITAILHKLGVRPLPGLNLTAVMSTMQVILIFFAIGYYRMFDLVPLVRGEIVDELDEAVVILDFNNRVVDWNIAAEHLFCTNSKNVSLLSYKYFFASSPGIISKLDHLSEKRTLTKWIWEKNDKYWEVTAKQIRDANRKKIGMVLVFRDNTEQRNLEKQMANVNRELLVANGTKDRFLSIISHDLRGPLAGIKMLLKVLNEDMKKKEDALAGMTQSLVDATESVFSLLENLLEWSKLQRGQEEFRPHFYRLDNIVRECLELFVLSASNKGITFEVEIPSHAMVFCDDRMIITVIRNLVSNALKFSHSNGKIHINAVDTGEDWQVSVIDSGVGMSKSILNKLFKVGEVIKSTGTGGETGNGIGLLLCNEFVSVNGGVLFADSDGVSGSKFVFTIPKKMKEEIIS